In Crinalium epipsammum PCC 9333, the genomic window GTATTTACCTTGGCGGAATGCGCGGCGCTGCTGTTCTCGGTTTACCAGCAATCGCACTGCTACGGATTGTACACGACCTGCGGATAATCCCCAAGCAATTTTTTTCCACAGCAAGGGCGAAAGAGTATAACCAACGAGTCTGTCTAAAATTCGTCGAGTTTCTTGGGCGTGAACTACTTGTTCATCAATTACGCGACAATTTTTGAGGGCGCTGCGGATTGCTTCTTTGGTGATTTCATGGAATACCATCCGCTTGATCGGGACTTTGGGTTGCAACACTTGCAACAAATGCCAACTGATGCTTTCACCTTCACGGTCTTCGTCAGTTGCTAGGATTAATTCGTCAGCTTCTTTAAGAGCATCTTTAAGTAACTTAACAATTTTCTTTTTATCTTTAGGGACTACATATAACGGTTCAAAATCCGCCTCTACGTTCACTCCTAGCTGCGCCCATTTTTCCCCCTTGACGGTTTCGGGAATTTCTTCGGCAGAGGAGGGGAGGTCACGCACATGACCCATAGATGCCTCGACTCGATAGCCAGAGGGCAAAAATTGCCTAATTGTACGTGCTTTAGTGGGAGATTCTACGATGACAAGGGTTGACATGGGGGTTGATTAAATTAGCAGCTAGGCTATAACAGTGCAATTTAGAGAATTGTAGCTATATCTCAACAGTCACTATTACACAGGTAACAGTCAAGTGGGTTTTAGAACTTATTCTAAAAATAATTAACTGTAAAAAAATATCTGCGTTTCTAGCAGTTTTTATATTTATGCTCAGGACTGACTTCTAGATCCCCCTAAGTCCCCCAGGGTTACTTCATTGTGGAGAGAGAAAAATTACACTATTGGTCATAGGTAATTTTATTGGAGATAAATTCAATGTGATTTTGGTTCCGATACTTTTTTACTAACATTTGCTAATAAATACATAAGTTAAGAAGCTAATTGGCTTCTCAACCAAGGTGTATCAACCAATGCACGGAGAAAAATTCCCCGCGCACCATTTAGATCCCTATCCATCTTAAATCCGGTGGAGAGCGATTTAATTATTCGCGCCCCTCCCAGATTTTTGATAATTTCACCAGTCCATGACACCGTTTTAGAAGTATAAGCTTCGTTGCAATCAACTACAGTTTTAGACTGCTCCCAAGCTTTCCAATTAAGAAAAGTCTTAAACTCATAATGAGAAAGAGTTAACATTTGCCGAACAGATTTGTTTCTCAACTTGCGTCTAGACTTAGACACCATTTGAGAAGTTTCAAATGTTGGTAATAAGATTACATCAAAGTTATCAACTAAGAATTTAGCTGATTTATGATGTAACTCTTTAATTAAGTTTTTGATTTTGCAACGAAGTCTACTTGCAGCCTTTTTAAGTCTTCTCTTTTGCTGACTTGGTGATTTAGATATTCTTGAAACTAATTTATCTAAAGGAAAACATAGTTTTTGGATAAACAAATTAGAATCTTCACCTAAAAAACCAAAAGATTGCTCACTAAAAAATGTCATAAACGTGCGAACACCAGGATCTAAGGCAACCAGACGACCTTGGTTATCGGTCTGTTCTGGTTGCACATATAAAGTAACAACTAGGTAATACTCATCATAAGCAAGAGTTAACCTACCATCACTGAAACTTGCGGGTAATGCCTCTTTCAGCTTTGAGCGACCCAAGATTGTATGGTAAATTCCACAATCTTTTATAGCAGACTTGGGAATAAAAATTGATTGTTTGGTATCTTTCCTGCTCCGAAATCTAAATTTTCGTATTTGCCCATCTTTCTTAAAACCCTTTTTAGCTGCTTTAACAGCAAGACACGCATCTTTGATAGCAATTGATTTAATCTGGAAAGGTACTGATTTTGTCCAGTCTGGTAAACTGTTAAGTATTCCAGTTTTTATTCCCATCCAGTTTGCTTTGGTATCGGGTTCTTGTAAGTATTTAATCGTTGTGTTGTAAACAAAACGACTAACTCCCAACCATTGTTTAAGTAGTGCTTTTTGTTCAGGGTTTAGGAATAGTCGGATCTTCCTTGATCTTCTTGCTGTAACTTCGGAGTCCGTGCATCCTACAGGAGAAGACGTGAAGGATGGCAAGAAGATCTGTTGTAAGTTCGGTTTGCGGACAGTGAACAGATTGGTCAAGAACCACGATTTGTCCACCGTTTTGCTGTGCCATGAACTCGAATAGTTCAAATCCGAATCTGCACAATCTGTCACGACAGGCAACAATAATCGTGAGCTTATCTCCCCGCATAAGTCTGACCAGTAGGGCTTGCAGTCCTTTTCTATTGAAGTTGAGTCCTGATCCAATATCTTTGACGATTTCTGCGTCTGGATATCCGGAGCGCATAAATTCAACTTGTCTGTTAAGGTCGTCTCGCTGTTTGGCTGAACTGACTCGACAGTAGCAAATAACGGCAGTTCCAGTTGCACCACGTTGATAGGACTCGACATCGTAGAGCCTTTGTCCTGCTTCGTTTTTGATGCTCTTGATTTTGCCTTCATCTGCGTATTTCCTTAAAGTGTGTTGATGCAAGCCCAGAAATTCGACCGCTTTTCTGAGTGGTATATATGCCATAACTAAATAGTAACATATATAAGTAAATATAATCAAACTAATTACTGTTGCTCTACCTTAATGTCCTGAATCCCAACTAAAGTAACAGGCGGACGATCAGGAAACTTGGCAACAAGCTGTAAGTCGCCTCCCATTGCTGCAACGTATTCTCGCAAAGTCGAGAGCATTAAATCACTACGCTTCTCCAGCCTTGAAACATTTGCCTGGTCTATGTTCAGGAGTTGTGCTACTTTCTCCTGTGTAAGTTTAAGTGCTTGTCTAAGCTCTTGCAGTGTCATATAGGATGCTACTAGCTCTGTTGCCCGTTCGTTGATCTTTTCGCGTCGCTCATGGGGCAACTGTTCCAGTTTTTCTTTCAAA contains:
- a CDS encoding RNA-guided endonuclease InsQ/TnpB family protein: MPSFTSSPVGCTDSEVTARRSRKIRLFLNPEQKALLKQWLGVSRFVYNTTIKYLQEPDTKANWMGIKTGILNSLPDWTKSVPFQIKSIAIKDACLAVKAAKKGFKKDGQIRKFRFRSRKDTKQSIFIPKSAIKDCGIYHTILGRSKLKEALPASFSDGRLTLAYDEYYLVVTLYVQPEQTDNQGRLVALDPGVRTFMTFFSEQSFGFLGEDSNLFIQKLCFPLDKLVSRISKSPSQQKRRLKKAASRLRCKIKNLIKELHHKSAKFLVDNFDVILLPTFETSQMVSKSRRKLRNKSVRQMLTLSHYEFKTFLNWKAWEQSKTVVDCNEAYTSKTVSWTGEIIKNLGGARIIKSLSTGFKMDRDLNGARGIFLRALVDTPWLRSQLAS
- a CDS encoding XRE family transcriptional regulator; the protein is MATTLKEKLEQLPHERREKINERATELVASYMTLQELRQALKLTQEKVAQLLNIDQANVSRLEKRSDLMLSTLREYVAAMGGDLQLVAKFPDRPPVTLVGIQDIKVEQQ
- a CDS encoding IS607 family transposase, coding for MAYIPLRKAVEFLGLHQHTLRKYADEGKIKSIKNEAGQRLYDVESYQRGATGTAVICYCRVSSAKQRDDLNRQVEFMRSGYPDAEIVKDIGSGLNFNRKGLQALLVRLMRGDKLTIIVACRDRLCRFGFELFEFMAQQNGGQIVVLDQSVHCPQTELTTDLLAILHVFSCRMHGLRSYSKKIKEDPTIPKP